In Palleronia sp. LCG004, a single window of DNA contains:
- a CDS encoding IclR family transcriptional regulator — translation MADGENGRARGIDRAISIFEHLREVRRPMPIGALAKALNAPRSSIYSLISRLTEAGILETNGDGDIFFGRQVYFYADAYLESQPVTRLGRDEVIRLSRQSGETAQLCVLVNNKYTVAFMHPGASLFRISSEAGVIVPIPWTASGRLLLGGLSDHKILELIPEEDFRLPSGEVLDRQNFLDQVREAHRQGVTETSGLSDPFTTCLAAAIRERDGSPVATLCFMVPATTDRRRKDELLEALAASAQGLNAALGRGVT, via the coding sequence GTGGCGGATGGTGAAAACGGCAGAGCGCGCGGAATCGACAGGGCAATCTCGATTTTCGAACATCTTCGCGAAGTGCGCAGACCGATGCCGATCGGGGCGCTGGCCAAAGCGTTGAACGCGCCTCGCTCGTCGATCTACAGCCTTATCTCACGGCTTACCGAGGCGGGGATTCTCGAGACCAATGGCGATGGAGACATCTTCTTCGGGCGGCAGGTCTACTTCTACGCGGACGCCTACCTGGAGTCGCAGCCGGTGACGCGACTCGGCCGCGACGAAGTCATCCGCCTCAGCCGTCAGTCGGGAGAAACGGCACAACTCTGCGTCCTCGTGAATAACAAGTACACGGTCGCCTTCATGCACCCTGGCGCCAGTCTCTTCCGGATAAGTTCTGAGGCCGGTGTCATCGTTCCGATTCCCTGGACTGCCTCGGGCCGGCTTCTTCTCGGAGGTCTCAGCGATCACAAGATCCTTGAATTGATCCCCGAGGAAGACTTCCGCCTCCCCTCCGGAGAGGTCCTTGACCGACAGAATTTCCTCGATCAGGTCCGCGAGGCACACCGCCAAGGCGTGACGGAAACTTCAGGTCTGTCGGATCCCTTCACCACCTGCCTCGCCGCGGCGATCCGCGAACGAGACGGCTCCCCCGTCGCAACGCTGTGCTTCATGGTCCCAGCGACGACCGATCGCCGGCGCAAGGACGAACTCTTGGAGGCCTTGGCGGCGAGCGCGCAAGGGCTTAACGCGGCGCTCGGCCGAGGCGTCACCTAA
- a CDS encoding ABC transporter substrate-binding protein, with protein sequence MQSTSRFLAGAALVAASTTTALAECQSMGGTIEAAMTTNASTMDPILSTTNASRQVSIYIFESLVTLDDAYQPIGQLAEDWERSENGLSYIFHLRENVPFHNGDILDADDVTASLQRFLASSPGAGRFDAVESVETVDPLTVRVTLSEDFPFITNLAMPSPVVAIMPKEIVDAAGSDEIRGEDIVGTGPFSLESWTPDVSIDLAKFEDYPTDERYEGPTGFGGARTACVDLVRLLPVTEESSRVAGIQTGDFDYAEAISITAVPELQESDEVNVEIVKPRWAIVLELDHRNPLMQNVAFRQALLAAIDPQQVLLASAFGREEYTRVQPSIFFPEQSGFYTEAGGDAYGTRDLDKVEDLLEEAGYDDEPVIYLTNQNYGWMFRASQAIAAQWREAGINVQTELMDWPSQIQRAQTQDDWAVNQTGWSPRFDPFQVLTSIQCDSISAFGYCDDEMQELLATISSGAEADERQTAWEDIQQKIWDDVVVLRVGDYFEPEATRAGLTGYEPFYVTPRFWDVSKAE encoded by the coding sequence ATGCAGAGCACGTCAAGATTTCTGGCCGGCGCGGCGCTGGTGGCCGCGTCCACCACCACCGCCCTGGCAGAGTGCCAATCGATGGGCGGCACCATCGAGGCGGCCATGACGACCAATGCCTCGACAATGGACCCCATCCTGTCGACCACGAACGCGAGCCGTCAGGTGTCGATCTACATCTTCGAGAGCCTCGTGACGCTCGACGATGCGTACCAGCCGATCGGCCAGCTCGCCGAAGACTGGGAGCGCAGCGAGAATGGCCTGAGCTATATCTTCCATCTCCGCGAGAACGTCCCCTTCCACAATGGCGATATCCTTGATGCCGATGACGTGACCGCGTCGCTCCAGCGCTTCCTCGCGTCGTCGCCCGGCGCGGGCCGATTCGATGCCGTGGAAAGCGTCGAGACGGTCGATCCCCTGACCGTACGGGTCACGCTTTCGGAAGATTTCCCCTTTATTACCAATCTGGCGATGCCCTCTCCGGTCGTGGCGATCATGCCCAAGGAGATTGTTGACGCTGCGGGCTCGGACGAGATCCGGGGCGAGGACATCGTGGGCACGGGGCCTTTCTCGCTTGAAAGCTGGACGCCCGACGTGTCCATCGACCTCGCGAAGTTCGAGGACTATCCCACCGATGAGCGTTACGAGGGGCCAACCGGCTTCGGCGGCGCGCGCACGGCCTGCGTGGACCTGGTCCGGCTCCTGCCCGTGACCGAGGAATCGAGTCGCGTGGCCGGCATCCAGACAGGGGATTTCGACTACGCCGAAGCGATCTCGATCACCGCGGTGCCCGAGCTTCAGGAAAGCGACGAGGTCAACGTCGAGATCGTGAAACCCCGCTGGGCGATCGTGCTTGAGCTCGACCATCGCAACCCGCTGATGCAGAATGTGGCCTTCCGGCAGGCTCTGCTTGCAGCGATCGATCCGCAGCAGGTCCTGCTTGCCTCGGCCTTCGGCCGCGAGGAGTACACGCGCGTCCAGCCGAGCATCTTCTTCCCCGAACAGAGCGGCTTCTACACCGAGGCCGGCGGCGATGCATATGGCACCCGCGACCTCGACAAGGTCGAGGACCTTCTGGAAGAGGCCGGCTACGATGACGAGCCCGTTATCTACCTGACCAACCAGAACTACGGTTGGATGTTCAGAGCATCTCAAGCGATCGCAGCGCAATGGCGCGAAGCCGGGATCAACGTTCAGACCGAATTGATGGACTGGCCGTCGCAGATCCAGCGCGCCCAGACCCAGGATGACTGGGCCGTGAACCAGACCGGCTGGTCGCCGCGCTTCGACCCCTTTCAGGTCCTGACCTCGATCCAGTGCGACTCGATCTCGGCCTTCGGCTACTGCGACGATGAGATGCAGGAACTGCTGGCGACCATCAGCTCGGGTGCCGAGGCCGACGAGCGACAGACTGCCTGGGAAGATATCCAGCAGAAGATCTGGGACGACGTCGTTGTTCTGCGGGTTGGCGATTACTTCGAGCCTGAGGCGACCCGGGCGGGGCTGACCGGCTACGAGCCGTTCTACGTAACGCCGCGCTTCTGGGACGTTTCGAAAGCCGAGTGA
- a CDS encoding ABC transporter permease: MFLLVLGAILFLPLFMPLDPLALNYTAILAPPGSEHLLGTDAMGRDLLARIVYGGRSSVMIGALVMVVTALVGTLIGVLAGTSRRLDGPLMRSMDVLMAFPVLLLALAILAALGNTALNVVFALSLVYIPRTARIVRGEALVIRSQPFVEAAQSIGASRLRILFVHILPGVLPALMVQETFLFAYAILGEAGLSFVGLGLQPPDPSWGNILGEARATYRTAPWLMIYPGLALALTVLSLNLLGDGLGQAIDPKRRN, from the coding sequence TTGTTTCTGTTGGTACTCGGGGCGATCCTGTTCCTGCCGCTCTTCATGCCGCTCGATCCCCTGGCGCTCAACTATACGGCCATCCTCGCACCGCCGGGCTCCGAGCACCTGCTGGGGACCGATGCGATGGGGCGCGATCTGCTGGCGCGGATCGTCTACGGCGGCCGCAGCAGCGTGATGATCGGTGCGCTGGTGATGGTGGTGACGGCCCTCGTAGGGACGTTAATCGGTGTCCTCGCCGGAACGTCCCGCCGCCTGGACGGGCCGCTGATGCGGTCGATGGATGTTTTGATGGCATTCCCCGTGCTGCTCCTCGCCCTAGCAATCCTGGCCGCCCTCGGGAACACCGCGCTCAACGTGGTTTTCGCGCTGTCGCTGGTCTACATTCCCCGGACCGCCCGCATTGTCCGGGGCGAGGCGCTGGTGATACGCTCCCAGCCGTTCGTCGAAGCGGCACAGTCGATCGGCGCCTCTCGGCTCCGCATCCTCTTCGTCCACATTCTGCCGGGCGTGCTTCCTGCGCTCATGGTGCAGGAGACCTTCCTCTTTGCATACGCCATCTTGGGCGAGGCGGGGCTGAGCTTCGTCGGTCTCGGCCTGCAGCCGCCGGATCCGAGCTGGGGGAACATCCTCGGCGAGGCGCGCGCGACCTACCGCACTGCACCTTGGCTCATGATATATCCGGGCCTCGCGCTCGCGCTCACCGTACTCTCGCTCAATCTACTCGGCGACGGGCTGGGCCAGGCGATCGACCCTAAGCGGAGAAATTAA
- a CDS encoding pyridoxal-phosphate dependent enzyme, whose amino-acid sequence MHDSSSNAHWAEPAAADKGWLRSLETGQRYAMGPLFACPATGGELSVEVDLEAAAESFAQDWNQAGSIWKRFSAVLAPFNADRAVSLGEGSTPLVRSERLARELGLRNLFFKLEGSNPTGSFKDRQMSVALSMGRLWGKTLYATISSGNVGNALSAYCAKAGAEAHVWVAENTAEAKLRQIAVYGAQLYHIPAPGPGKMRAYWELFAGMRAFCEANGAMPMVSARPVNPFMVEGTKTIAFELAAELGSVPDEVFCCVGGGGLLGGVTKGFKELREMGLADRLPRMTGAQRSDQEHAPINRLHEEPYVSGDYYLPLDGDWAAESIAETEGQLDLVTDTDILEAQALLAEREGIFAEPQGAYAAAALLKASRETRIDPDATVVCTITGTGLKDMAATARFGEVVTPKRIIQAQNLNDATFAGASAN is encoded by the coding sequence ATGCACGACAGCAGCTCCAATGCGCACTGGGCTGAACCCGCTGCCGCCGACAAGGGCTGGTTGCGAAGCCTGGAAACGGGCCAGCGTTATGCCATGGGACCTCTCTTCGCTTGTCCCGCAACGGGGGGGGAACTGAGCGTCGAGGTCGATCTCGAGGCGGCAGCGGAGAGCTTCGCCCAGGATTGGAATCAGGCCGGATCGATCTGGAAGCGCTTTTCCGCCGTGCTCGCGCCATTCAACGCGGACCGTGCCGTCAGCCTGGGCGAGGGCAGCACGCCCCTCGTCCGCAGCGAACGGCTCGCAAGGGAGCTCGGTCTGCGCAACCTTTTCTTCAAGCTGGAAGGGTCGAACCCCACAGGGTCCTTCAAGGACCGGCAGATGTCGGTGGCATTGAGCATGGGCCGGCTCTGGGGCAAGACGTTGTACGCGACGATTTCCAGCGGAAACGTCGGTAATGCGCTATCGGCTTATTGCGCAAAGGCGGGTGCCGAGGCCCATGTTTGGGTCGCCGAGAACACCGCGGAAGCCAAGCTGCGCCAGATCGCCGTCTACGGCGCGCAGCTTTACCATATCCCTGCGCCCGGCCCCGGGAAGATGCGTGCCTACTGGGAGCTCTTCGCTGGAATGCGCGCCTTCTGCGAAGCCAATGGCGCGATGCCGATGGTGTCGGCCCGGCCCGTCAACCCCTTCATGGTCGAGGGCACGAAGACGATCGCCTTCGAGCTTGCCGCAGAACTTGGTTCGGTTCCGGACGAAGTCTTTTGCTGTGTCGGCGGTGGCGGCCTGCTCGGCGGCGTCACCAAGGGGTTCAAGGAGCTTCGCGAGATGGGGCTCGCCGACAGGCTGCCCCGGATGACGGGCGCGCAGCGCTCCGATCAAGAGCATGCGCCTATCAACCGACTGCACGAGGAGCCATACGTCAGCGGCGACTACTATCTCCCGCTCGACGGGGACTGGGCCGCGGAGTCGATCGCCGAGACTGAAGGCCAGCTCGATCTCGTCACCGATACCGACATCCTCGAGGCCCAGGCCCTTCTGGCAGAGCGCGAGGGCATCTTCGCTGAGCCGCAGGGCGCCTATGCCGCAGCCGCTCTTCTAAAGGCGTCGCGCGAGACGCGAATCGACCCCGACGCGACCGTCGTCTGCACGATCACCGGCACCGGCCTCAAGGACATGGCGGCCACGGCCCGCTTTGGCGAGGTCGTGACCCCAAAGCGGATAATTCAGGCGCAGAACCTGAACGACGCGACCTTCGCAGGTGCGTCCGCGAACTGA
- a CDS encoding RidA family protein, with product MTKSTAVAAEPGIKRIDSGIRMSQAVISGGQVHVAGQIAEDTTASITEQTRQVLGKIERLIAAAGAKKSDLIAVNVFLPNIVDFDAMNAVYDAWIDPAHPPARACVEARLADPDLRVEMTAIAVARV from the coding sequence GTGACGAAATCAACTGCAGTCGCCGCAGAGCCGGGCATTAAGCGCATCGACAGTGGCATCCGGATGAGCCAAGCCGTGATCAGCGGCGGACAGGTTCACGTGGCGGGGCAGATCGCGGAGGACACGACGGCCTCTATCACCGAGCAGACGCGCCAGGTTCTCGGTAAGATCGAGCGCCTGATCGCCGCGGCGGGTGCGAAGAAGTCCGATCTCATTGCGGTCAATGTCTTCCTGCCGAACATCGTCGACTTCGACGCCATGAACGCCGTCTACGATGCCTGGATCGATCCGGCGCATCCACCGGCACGCGCCTGCGTCGAGGCGCGGCTCGCCGATCCGGATCTGCGCGTCGAGATGACCGCGATCGCGGTCGCCCGGGTGTAG